The following proteins are co-located in the Gloeocapsa sp. PCC 7428 genome:
- a CDS encoding ring-opening amidohydrolase — protein MKVEVYKIPQNSPDDLSQLDALIHSGKIDPHKIVAILGKTEGNGCVNDFTRGFAIQTLKTYLREKANLEVAQRIIYVMSGGTEGVLSPHLNIFTRDEQEGVQRWGLAIGISRTRDFLPTEIGTLAMVEEVAAGVEAAIADAKLDKSDVHFVQIKCPLIVSTQQVKASNSYQSMAYSRGTSALGVAVAMGEINLEQITATDICANYALYSQVASTSAGVELHNCEIIVLGNSHQSTSNFVIGHSVMQHALDREAICQAVRSTNQPLERVVNIFAKAEADPSGFILGRRHTMLDDSDINHTRMARAVVAAVAASVVQDPMVYVSGGSEHQGPPGGGPVAAIAYL, from the coding sequence ATGAAAGTAGAAGTTTACAAAATTCCGCAAAATAGTCCTGATGACTTATCGCAACTCGATGCTTTGATTCATAGCGGTAAGATCGATCCTCATAAAATTGTGGCAATTCTCGGTAAAACCGAGGGTAACGGTTGTGTTAATGACTTTACACGCGGGTTCGCGATCCAAACGTTGAAAACATATCTACGCGAGAAAGCGAATCTTGAAGTTGCACAACGAATTATTTATGTCATGTCGGGTGGTACGGAAGGAGTTTTGAGTCCGCACCTGAATATTTTTACACGAGACGAGCAAGAAGGAGTGCAACGCTGGGGATTAGCGATTGGAATTAGCCGGACGCGGGACTTTTTACCAACCGAGATTGGTACGCTGGCAATGGTCGAGGAAGTGGCAGCAGGAGTAGAAGCGGCGATCGCCGATGCGAAGTTAGATAAATCAGATGTTCATTTTGTGCAAATTAAATGCCCGTTGATCGTTTCTACGCAACAGGTAAAAGCAAGTAACAGCTATCAATCGATGGCGTATTCGCGCGGGACGTCTGCATTAGGTGTGGCTGTGGCGATGGGGGAGATTAATCTTGAGCAAATAACAGCAACGGATATTTGTGCAAACTATGCGTTGTATTCTCAAGTCGCTTCAACTTCAGCAGGGGTGGAGTTGCATAACTGTGAAATTATCGTATTGGGTAACTCTCACCAATCAACAAGTAACTTTGTCATAGGACATAGTGTGATGCAACACGCGTTGGATCGCGAGGCAATTTGTCAAGCAGTGCGCAGTACAAACCAACCGCTAGAACGTGTTGTCAATATCTTTGCCAAAGCCGAGGCTGATCCTTCGGGATTTATTTTAGGACGCCGACACACGATGCTAGATGATTCGGATATCAATCATACACGCATGGCAAGAGCCGTTGTTGCGGCTGTTGCGGCTTCTGTCGTGCAAGACCCTATGGTGTATGTTTCCGGTGGTAGCGAACATCAAGGTCCGCCAGGCGGTGGTCCTGTCGCAGCGATCGCCTACTTGTGA
- a CDS encoding Uma2 family endonuclease, which produces MYQTKLAFSPAQDILPSDDGIPMETQRHKMQMDLLVDSLYPWVTQREGGGYVGGSMFVYFSPNQVRNQDYRGPDVFVVLDVPVRERKSWVVWEEGKGPDMVIELLSESTAEQDKTTKKLICQNQLRVPEYVWYDPFDPEEFAGFGLQKGIYTPLSLDEQGRFISQHLGLALVRWQGQFKGVEAVWLRWSTIDGVLLPTDEEMVRTAQAQAQQEAQRADRLAAELKRLGVDPDKIV; this is translated from the coding sequence ATGTATCAAACGAAACTAGCCTTTTCACCAGCGCAAGACATCTTACCCTCTGATGACGGCATTCCGATGGAAACTCAACGGCACAAAATGCAAATGGATTTGCTAGTAGATTCGCTTTATCCGTGGGTGACACAACGTGAAGGTGGAGGCTATGTGGGCGGCAGTATGTTTGTTTATTTCAGCCCGAACCAAGTCCGTAACCAAGATTATCGCGGTCCTGATGTTTTTGTCGTCCTAGATGTACCAGTACGGGAACGTAAAAGTTGGGTTGTTTGGGAAGAAGGCAAAGGACCTGATATGGTGATTGAACTCTTATCAGAAAGTACCGCCGAACAAGACAAAACGACAAAGAAACTGATCTGTCAAAATCAACTGCGCGTCCCCGAATATGTTTGGTACGATCCTTTTGACCCAGAGGAGTTTGCTGGATTTGGGTTACAAAAAGGAATTTATACGCCATTGTCACTCGATGAACAAGGACGCTTCATCAGTCAACATTTAGGATTGGCACTCGTACGCTGGCAAGGTCAATTTAAGGGAGTAGAAGCAGTTTGGTTGCGGTGGTCAACAATTGACGGAGTACTACTACCAACGGATGAGGAGATGGTGCGAACAGCACAAGCACAGGCACAGCAAGAAGCACAACGCGCCGATCGCTTAGCCGCAGAATTAAAACGACTTGGTGTCGATCCAGACAAAATTGTTTGA
- a CDS encoding DUF3303 domain-containing protein: MVIEYFNAGAAAAIHRRDRGRQLPPGLEYVDSWVDLNYFRCFQLMRTDDPSLFDTWIQAWCDLGHFEIIPVRTSAEAAQHIADQL; the protein is encoded by the coding sequence ATGGTGATTGAATACTTCAATGCAGGCGCGGCGGCTGCTATCCATCGTCGCGATCGCGGTCGTCAATTACCACCAGGGCTTGAATATGTAGATAGTTGGGTCGATCTCAATTACTTCAGATGCTTTCAACTCATGCGTACTGACGATCCATCATTATTTGATACCTGGATTCAAGCTTGGTGCGATCTTGGTCATTTTGAGATTATCCCCGTACGTACTTCAGCAGAAGCCGCCCAGCATATTGCCGATCAGCTTTAG
- a CDS encoding restriction endonuclease BamHI translates to MKIVQEISLISVGGFEESGDWSIVRAEIREAISLIVHPPGASNFTINPTKHGNGVKPIKEAGMIALKDRFGWRLETSINYATRSPGKVDATKVLDSYLFALEWETGNISSSHRAINKMVLGLLRGVFLGAVLVLPSRKLYPYLTDRIGNYEELEPYFDVWRAVRLQEGFLAIFVIEHDQVDSNVPTITKGTDGRALV, encoded by the coding sequence ATGAAGATTGTTCAAGAGATTTCTCTGATAAGCGTTGGAGGTTTTGAAGAATCAGGCGATTGGTCTATTGTTCGGGCTGAAATTCGTGAGGCTATTTCCCTCATTGTTCATCCTCCTGGTGCATCAAACTTTACCATTAACCCAACGAAACATGGTAATGGCGTCAAGCCGATTAAAGAAGCTGGCATGATTGCTTTGAAGGATAGGTTTGGATGGAGGCTAGAAACTTCAATTAACTACGCAACTCGATCTCCAGGAAAGGTAGACGCAACCAAAGTTCTTGACAGCTATCTTTTTGCTCTTGAGTGGGAAACGGGAAATATATCCTCAAGCCATCGAGCCATCAACAAGATGGTTCTTGGATTGTTACGAGGTGTTTTTCTAGGTGCTGTTTTAGTACTTCCAAGTAGAAAACTTTATCCTTATCTAACTGATCGGATTGGCAACTATGAAGAACTAGAGCCATATTTTGATGTTTGGCGGGCAGTTCGGCTCCAAGAGGGGTTTCTCGCAATTTTTGTGATTGAACACGATCAAGTAGATAGCAATGTACCAACGATTACTAAAGGAACTGATGGTCGTGCATTGGTCTAA
- a CDS encoding site-specific DNA-methyltransferase, which translates to MLPFEVIAANIATQKELQQVYRSEHGILYQGDCLKLLTALPSKSVDLIFADPPFNLGKEYGESVNDQMEVDKYLSWSQQWLEQSVRVLKEGGSLFVFNLPQWCIEYGAYLNRKEMWFRHWIACRMPKTFPRGKKMSPAHYGLVYYTKGEPAVFNKVYTPIQVCRHCGREIRDYGGHRKRLNENGINLMDVWDMPEDVWENASETNPNETLWTLAEEMWTDIPPVRHRQHKKRVPNELAPIMLERIVAMASNPGQVVVDPFGGSGTTFYAAEKLHRYWIGSEIGDTQPAIQRLTNLANGLVEQWESARGNKKLKRRETNALQLPIPYTT; encoded by the coding sequence ATGCTCCCGTTTGAAGTGATTGCAGCTAATATTGCAACTCAAAAAGAATTGCAACAGGTTTACAGGAGTGAGCATGGCATCCTTTATCAAGGAGATTGTCTTAAACTTCTGACAGCGTTACCTAGTAAGTCTGTAGATCTTATATTTGCTGATCCACCCTTTAACCTGGGAAAAGAATACGGTGAAAGTGTCAACGATCAGATGGAGGTTGACAAGTATTTAAGTTGGTCGCAGCAGTGGCTTGAGCAGAGTGTTCGAGTCCTTAAAGAAGGTGGAAGTTTGTTTGTATTCAACTTACCCCAATGGTGCATAGAGTACGGTGCATACCTCAATCGGAAAGAGATGTGGTTTCGACATTGGATTGCTTGCAGGATGCCGAAAACTTTTCCTAGAGGCAAAAAGATGTCTCCTGCCCACTATGGGCTAGTCTATTACACAAAAGGGGAGCCAGCAGTCTTTAATAAAGTTTATACACCCATTCAAGTCTGTCGTCACTGCGGTAGAGAAATTCGTGATTACGGCGGACATCGCAAAAGACTTAATGAAAACGGCATCAATTTGATGGATGTCTGGGATATGCCAGAGGATGTTTGGGAAAATGCTTCTGAAACTAATCCAAATGAAACCTTATGGACATTGGCGGAGGAAATGTGGACTGATATTCCACCTGTTCGGCATCGCCAGCATAAAAAGCGAGTTCCCAACGAACTTGCTCCAATTATGCTAGAACGGATTGTCGCTATGGCATCTAACCCAGGTCAAGTTGTGGTTGATCCATTTGGGGGATCTGGCACTACATTTTATGCAGCAGAAAAACTGCACCGTTACTGGATTGGTTCAGAAATTGGTGATACACAGCCAGCAATACAACGATTGACCAATTTAGCTAACGGACTTGTTGAGCAATGGGAATCGGCAAGGGGAAACAAGAAGTTGAAGCGCCGCGAAACAAATGCATTACAACTACCCATTCCTTACACTACCTAG
- a CDS encoding helix-turn-helix domain-containing protein, translated as MTNSGSNSNPELLSVAQTAKLLNVTRQRVHDLIKNGQIVACKLGRYYYIEAAELKRYLNQPTGKPYQPRSTTSYPNSVDKSK; from the coding sequence ATGACAAACTCCGGTTCAAACAGTAATCCTGAATTACTCTCTGTTGCTCAAACTGCAAAGCTACTTAATGTCACTCGCCAGCGAGTTCACGACCTTATCAAGAACGGTCAGATTGTCGCTTGCAAACTCGGACGTTATTACTATATAGAAGCCGCTGAATTAAAGCGATATTTGAATCAACCTACTGGAAAACCTTATCAACCACGGAGTACAACTTCTTACCCAAACTCTGTTGACAAAAGTAAATAG
- a CDS encoding acetamidase/formamidase family protein — protein MAHHILKANHHTVHLGGFSPQLKPVLTIHSGDSIDVETYTGFYVYDKAPPEFLTPEFQEICQHLSQERKVNLGPHLLTGPIYITDAQPGDVLEVNLEAISPRLPVGFNAIYPNKGALPKYFSEQKIQFIPLDLERQIAEFPLGSGIEIPLKPFFGILGVATAENRSSVPPGNYGGNIDNKELQAGSRIFLPVFVPGALFSIGDGHSAQGDGEVDLTAIETSMNGRIKITLRKDLKLTTPIAETPTDIITMGFGQTLDAAFESALQHMIDLLERFVGLSAEEAYVLCSLAVNFRITQVVNLPQKGVHGMLSKAILPRAIALSISVL, from the coding sequence ATGGCGCATCATATTCTTAAAGCGAATCATCACACGGTACACTTAGGCGGTTTTTCTCCTCAATTGAAACCTGTTTTAACGATTCACTCAGGTGACAGTATTGATGTCGAAACATACACTGGCTTCTATGTTTATGACAAAGCACCACCAGAATTTCTAACTCCTGAATTTCAAGAGATTTGTCAACATCTTTCTCAAGAGCGTAAAGTTAATTTGGGACCTCATTTACTCACAGGACCAATTTATATCACTGATGCTCAACCTGGAGATGTCTTAGAAGTCAATTTAGAGGCAATCTCTCCACGATTACCTGTTGGTTTTAATGCAATTTACCCAAATAAAGGAGCATTGCCTAAATATTTTTCAGAACAAAAGATACAATTTATTCCATTAGATTTAGAAAGACAAATTGCAGAGTTTCCGTTAGGAAGTGGTATAGAAATTCCACTTAAGCCTTTTTTTGGTATTCTTGGTGTTGCGACCGCAGAAAATCGTTCCTCGGTTCCGCCTGGCAATTATGGCGGAAATATTGACAACAAAGAACTACAAGCAGGTTCGCGAATATTTCTACCCGTTTTTGTTCCTGGCGCGTTATTTTCCATTGGTGATGGACACTCGGCGCAAGGCGATGGTGAAGTTGATTTGACGGCGATTGAAACATCAATGAATGGCAGAATTAAGATAACATTGCGTAAAGATCTCAAGCTCACAACTCCCATCGCTGAAACGCCCACCGACATTATTACAATGGGCTTTGGGCAAACTTTAGATGCAGCATTTGAATCTGCACTACAGCATATGATTGATCTTCTCGAACGCTTTGTGGGTTTGAGTGCCGAAGAAGCTTATGTATTGTGTAGCTTAGCTGTGAATTTTCGCATTACGCAAGTGGTCAATTTGCCCCAAAAAGGCGTTCACGGAATGTTATCAAAGGCAATTTTACCAAGAGCGATCGCGTTGTCAATCAGTGTGCTTTGA
- a CDS encoding iron uptake porin, whose amino-acid sequence MTNVATIWKGSLIAATTFWCLIFETTFLSPSKVWGLPTTEVTNLVATNNDAMAQVTSVSQLSDVQPTDWAFQALQSLVERYGCIAGYPDSTYRGNRALTRYEFAAGLNACLDRVNELIAAATANQVTREDIETLQRLETEFAAELATLRGRVDTLEAQVAELAANQFSTTTKLTGNVFINLTGAFADGTILAEGETAFRTQPRTATPLLREIDEDPNITLSNLVWLNFNTSFTGRDSLVVQLGAGNGNSPANQFVSAGLYNTWGVPFTDQTTAPGGTAGANDVVVRELFYSFPVTDNLQAVVGSRINWYRYFDTNRFTFFLTGAGSFNSSGSTLLNTIDRGSGLALLWQINDQFRLNVAYLGENSEFLPSGVFNSSSNPSQGLFDPTNTITAELTFSPSDRFNLRLLYNRSNTRAIGGQIGGAIGEPIYGFADDGFDGPVDNATADVVSVNFDWLIADGFGIFGRYGYGSTNLFPLTPGLPNGEVNAQSLQLGVAFPDLIKEGALLTVSYLLPFSILDGRNFLASGGGDGGVQYEFEATYFYPLTNNIALVPAFYVIGNPNNFSDNPTVYVGNVRAQFSF is encoded by the coding sequence ATGACGAACGTTGCAACTATCTGGAAAGGTAGTTTAATTGCTGCGACAACTTTTTGGTGCTTAATATTTGAGACGACATTTTTATCACCATCAAAAGTATGGGGATTGCCGACAACCGAAGTCACGAATTTAGTCGCTACAAACAACGATGCAATGGCACAAGTAACATCGGTATCGCAGTTATCCGATGTGCAACCTACCGATTGGGCGTTTCAAGCATTACAATCGTTAGTCGAACGCTATGGTTGCATTGCTGGTTATCCTGATAGTACATATCGCGGTAATCGCGCTTTAACCCGTTATGAATTTGCTGCGGGTTTGAATGCGTGTTTAGATCGTGTTAATGAATTAATTGCAGCAGCAACCGCGAATCAAGTTACTCGCGAAGATATCGAAACGCTACAAAGACTAGAAACAGAATTCGCAGCAGAACTTGCAACTTTACGCGGACGAGTAGATACTTTAGAAGCCCAAGTCGCCGAACTTGCAGCGAATCAATTTTCGACAACAACGAAACTGACAGGTAATGTCTTTATCAATCTTACTGGAGCATTTGCGGATGGAACCATTTTAGCTGAAGGGGAAACCGCATTTAGAACGCAGCCGAGAACGGCAACACCTTTATTACGCGAAATTGATGAAGATCCCAACATTACGCTGAGTAACTTGGTTTGGTTGAATTTTAATACATCTTTTACAGGTAGAGATTCTTTAGTTGTACAGCTAGGAGCAGGTAATGGCAACTCTCCCGCGAATCAATTTGTCTCAGCAGGCTTGTATAATACTTGGGGTGTTCCTTTTACCGACCAAACAACCGCACCAGGAGGAACCGCAGGCGCAAACGATGTTGTTGTTCGCGAACTATTTTACAGCTTTCCTGTAACGGATAATTTGCAAGCCGTCGTTGGTTCGCGGATTAACTGGTATCGCTATTTTGATACCAACCGCTTTACGTTCTTTTTAACAGGTGCAGGAAGTTTTAACTCAAGTGGAAGTACGCTGTTAAACACAATTGATCGCGGTTCGGGTTTAGCGCTTCTGTGGCAAATTAACGACCAATTTAGACTTAATGTTGCTTATCTAGGTGAAAATTCAGAATTTCTCCCCAGTGGAGTGTTTAATTCCTCAAGCAATCCTAGCCAAGGTTTATTTGACCCTACGAATACAATTACCGCTGAGCTAACATTTTCGCCGAGCGATCGCTTTAACTTAAGATTACTCTATAACCGCTCGAATACTAGAGCAATTGGCGGACAAATCGGCGGTGCGATCGGCGAACCGATTTATGGCTTTGCTGATGATGGTTTCGATGGTCCTGTTGATAATGCGACAGCAGATGTCGTTAGTGTCAACTTCGATTGGCTGATTGCGGATGGTTTTGGGATCTTTGGGCGCTATGGCTACGGTAGTACCAATTTATTTCCCTTAACTCCAGGTTTACCGAATGGAGAAGTCAACGCGCAATCGCTACAACTTGGAGTTGCTTTTCCTGACTTAATTAAAGAAGGCGCGCTGTTAACAGTATCCTATCTTCTTCCCTTCTCTATTCTGGATGGACGTAATTTCCTCGCCTCTGGTGGTGGCGATGGTGGAGTACAGTACGAGTTTGAAGCAACGTACTTCTACCCGCTAACAAACAACATCGCGCTTGTTCCCGCATTTTACGTCATCGGCAATCCCAACAATTTCAGCGATAACCCGACAGTTTATGTTGGTAACGTACGCGCCCAGTTTAGCTTTTAA
- a CDS encoding amylo-alpha-1,6-glucosidase, which yields MKNLDDREWLLTNGLGSFASGTVTDARTRTYHGWLVAALDPPSQRTLLLSHIEASLEVAGKVIALGTNYWGNNVIEPKGFQLLHHFKPEPLPTWMWQEDHWQLTRQIIMPHVGATPSESDTNRVLIQYCYKGKVPGILRLRFMIADRDFHHQQQADPNLQFSQLLGQQQVFLQALRPGWVGTPWRLRWTAGKYQHDPVWYWNYRLPEETNRGLSDREDLYSPGYLTIHLDPGSCITLEARVGFPNRTLPTLQDTDFADAIQLEQQRLAQTFNFESSTSSYLQQQLLRASDQFVVYRASIAGPTVIAGYHWFNDWGRDTLIALPGLALTTRRFDLAKGLLQTFGRYCRHGLIPNTFPDTSAEPSYNSIDAALLWIETLGLYLEATQDWDFLVEEYAVVQQIYKAFMAGTKFNIQVDAADGLVSWDAPSVALTWMDAIVRGQPVTPRRGKPVEINALWYSALCWASTWAQRLSQEDGFEQTRLLNQARRYQQQAEQVKDSMQKFWNPTNSYLYDTIEPDDRRNPQIRPNAVLALSFHHSAFPALQGRQILEVARAKLLTPYGLRSLAPEDVQYVGKCTGDVQQRDRAYHQGTVWSWLIGSFIRAWQRYTSQPVPFDWQPLLEHFHAQACIGSISEIFDGDAPHTPRGAIAQAWSVAEVIRHINSTAMSS from the coding sequence ATGAAGAATTTAGACGATCGCGAGTGGCTGCTGACAAATGGCTTAGGAAGTTTTGCGAGTGGTACAGTTACTGACGCTCGCACGCGGACGTATCATGGTTGGTTAGTTGCAGCATTAGACCCACCGAGTCAGCGCACGTTACTACTGTCGCACATCGAAGCAAGTTTAGAAGTGGCTGGCAAAGTTATTGCCTTGGGAACAAATTATTGGGGTAATAACGTTATTGAACCAAAAGGCTTTCAGTTGCTGCATCACTTTAAACCTGAACCGCTTCCCACCTGGATGTGGCAAGAAGATCATTGGCAGCTAACAAGACAAATTATTATGCCCCATGTGGGTGCTACACCCTCAGAAAGCGACACAAATCGCGTTTTGATTCAATATTGCTACAAAGGAAAAGTTCCAGGGATTTTACGCTTGCGGTTCATGATTGCCGATCGCGATTTTCATCATCAACAGCAAGCTGATCCAAATTTACAATTTTCGCAACTTTTGGGGCAACAGCAGGTATTTTTGCAGGCGCTACGCCCAGGATGGGTAGGAACACCTTGGCGGCTACGTTGGACAGCGGGTAAATATCAACACGATCCTGTGTGGTACTGGAATTATCGTTTGCCGGAAGAAACAAATCGAGGGTTAAGCGATCGCGAAGACTTGTATAGTCCTGGTTATCTCACAATTCACTTAGATCCAGGAAGTTGTATTACTTTAGAAGCACGCGTAGGGTTTCCTAATAGGACTTTACCGACACTGCAAGACACCGATTTTGCTGATGCTATACAACTAGAACAGCAACGACTTGCCCAAACGTTCAATTTTGAGTCTTCAACTTCTAGCTACCTGCAACAGCAATTACTCCGTGCGAGTGACCAATTTGTCGTGTACCGCGCTTCGATTGCTGGACCCACAGTCATTGCAGGTTATCACTGGTTTAATGATTGGGGACGCGATACATTAATCGCGTTACCAGGATTAGCACTGACAACGCGGCGCTTTGATTTAGCAAAAGGACTGTTACAAACTTTCGGTCGTTATTGTCGTCATGGTTTAATTCCGAATACATTTCCTGATACTAGCGCTGAACCGTCTTACAACAGCATTGATGCGGCTTTACTATGGATTGAAACTTTAGGGTTGTATCTCGAAGCGACGCAAGATTGGGATTTTTTAGTCGAGGAGTACGCCGTTGTACAGCAAATTTATAAAGCCTTTATGGCGGGGACAAAGTTTAATATCCAAGTTGATGCTGCGGATGGACTTGTGAGTTGGGATGCACCTAGTGTTGCACTCACTTGGATGGATGCGATCGTTCGCGGACAACCTGTCACACCACGTCGCGGTAAACCTGTCGAAATTAATGCTTTATGGTACTCTGCTTTATGTTGGGCGAGTACTTGGGCACAACGTTTAAGCCAAGAGGATGGATTTGAACAAACTCGTTTGCTGAATCAAGCACGACGCTATCAACAACAAGCCGAACAAGTCAAAGACTCAATGCAGAAGTTTTGGAATCCGACAAATAGTTATCTATACGACACGATTGAACCGGACGATCGCCGCAATCCGCAAATTCGCCCGAATGCGGTTTTAGCACTGTCATTTCATCATTCTGCATTTCCCGCACTCCAAGGACGGCAAATTTTAGAAGTTGCTAGGGCAAAACTGCTGACGCCTTATGGATTGCGGAGTTTAGCACCAGAAGACGTACAGTACGTTGGTAAATGCACCGGAGATGTGCAACAGCGCGATCGCGCTTATCATCAAGGTACGGTATGGAGTTGGCTAATTGGTTCCTTTATCCGCGCTTGGCAACGTTACACCTCACAACCAGTTCCCTTCGATTGGCAACCTTTACTCGAACACTTTCACGCGCAAGCTTGTATCGGCTCAATTTCAGAAATTTTTGACGGTGACGCGCCGCATACTCCGCGAGGTGCGATCGCGCAAGCTTGGTCAGTCGCAGAAGTCATTCGACACATAAATTCTACAGCGATGAGCAGTTAG
- a CDS encoding peroxiredoxin, with protein sequence MPLSYAADGCLRVGQTAPDFTATAVYDQEFKTIKLSDYRGKYVILFFYPLDFTFVCPTEITAFSDRFDDFKAINTEILGVSVDSEFSHLAWIQTDRKSGGVGDLNYPLVSDIKKEISAAYNVLDPEAGVALRGLFIIDKDGIIQHSTINNLSFGRNVDETLRTLKAIQYVQDHPDEVCPAGWQPGDKTMTPDPVKSKVYFASV encoded by the coding sequence ATGCCTCTAAGTTACGCAGCAGATGGATGCCTCAGAGTTGGTCAAACTGCTCCCGATTTTACCGCTACCGCTGTATACGATCAGGAATTTAAGACAATCAAACTCTCTGACTATCGGGGCAAGTACGTAATCCTATTTTTCTATCCTCTAGACTTTACCTTTGTTTGCCCAACTGAGATTACCGCATTTAGCGATCGCTTTGACGACTTTAAGGCAATCAACACGGAAATTTTAGGCGTTTCTGTTGATAGTGAATTTTCGCACTTAGCCTGGATTCAAACAGATCGTAAATCTGGTGGCGTAGGCGACCTAAATTATCCGCTTGTTTCGGACATCAAGAAAGAAATTAGTGCTGCTTACAACGTTCTCGATCCAGAAGCAGGGGTTGCGCTGCGTGGTCTGTTCATCATCGATAAAGACGGTATTATCCAGCACTCAACCATCAATAACCTGTCCTTTGGTCGCAACGTAGACGAGACGCTACGCACACTCAAAGCAATTCAGTACGTACAAGATCACCCCGATGAGGTATGTCCTGCTGGTTGGCAGCCTGGTGATAAGACAATGACACCCGATCCTGTCAAGTCCAAAGTTTACTTTGCTTCAGTGTAA
- a CDS encoding peroxiredoxin has protein sequence MLTSTDFSGLLNERFFRNLLPIPAEDAISLGKTTPNFTLPDITNGRLVKLSDYQGKQPVLLAFTRIFTEKQYCPFCYPHIIDLNENYDRFTSRGIEVLMITSTDERQSQIVIKDLGLKLPLLSDPSCSTFRNYKVGQALGAPLPAQFVLDAQGKLQYRHLFSFFSHNASIETLLAQFEK, from the coding sequence ATGCTAACTTCCACAGATTTTAGTGGTTTATTAAACGAACGCTTTTTTCGGAATTTGTTACCGATTCCCGCTGAAGATGCTATTAGTTTAGGCAAAACCACGCCAAACTTTACGCTACCCGATATTACTAACGGTCGGCTAGTCAAGTTATCAGATTATCAAGGGAAACAGCCAGTTTTATTAGCTTTTACGCGGATTTTTACCGAAAAGCAATATTGTCCTTTCTGCTATCCTCATATCATCGATTTGAACGAGAACTACGATCGCTTTACAAGTCGTGGTATCGAAGTTCTGATGATTACCAGTACTGATGAACGTCAAAGTCAAATCGTTATTAAAGATTTGGGATTAAAACTTCCCTTACTCAGCGATCCTAGTTGTAGTACATTCCGCAACTATAAAGTAGGACAAGCATTAGGCGCACCTTTACCCGCACAGTTTGTCTTAGACGCACAAGGTAAACTGCAATACAGACATCTGTTTTCCTTTTTCTCACATAATGCCAGTATTGAAACGTTATTAGCGCAGTTTGAGAAATAA